A single genomic interval of Daucus carota subsp. sativus chromosome 1, DH1 v3.0, whole genome shotgun sequence harbors:
- the LOC108227355 gene encoding transcription factor bHLH130, with product MEQQNNSGLTRYRSAPSSYFADMMNGGLFGGEEVADQFLNPRAGSPDSDRFFSRFMSSCGGEDSNLVSVCDERVGGFVNEPVQAQFMAPMKCEPDVAHAHPQQMGSMGVNSLNQMKMAGGSNLNLIRQSSSPAGLFAQVNIDNAGYAVMRGMGNSGPASSTHADSSFSSGSRLNNQMDFPPSTPSSSSVIPHAFKVEGKSFGTGRPEVGNYGEGRINDGGYLTGGSRDTSWDDSALLSDDFLAGLAGNDRNAFSNINSSRNQTSEGGSRPSSALAHHLSLPTSSAELSAMEHLLQFPDSVPLKIRAKRGCATHPRSIAERVRRTKISERMRKLQELVPNMDKQTNTADMLDLAVDYIKDLQKQVKTLSDVRANCTCSSKQKT from the exons ATGGAGCAGCAGAATAACTCGGGATTGACTCGGTACCGATCTGCGCCGAGTTCTTATTTTGCAGATATGATGAATGGTGGGTTGTTTGGTGGTGAAGAAGTTGCTGACCAGTTTTTGAATCCGAGGGCTGGGAGCCCGGATTCTGATAGATTTTTTTCGAGATTTATGTCGAGTTGTGGTGGTGAGGATTCGAATTTAGTGAGTGTTTGTGATGAGAGGGTGGGTGGTTTTGTGAATGAGCCGGTCCAGGCTCAGTTTATGGCGCCAATGAAGTGTGAACCGGATGTGGCTCATGCTCATCCTCAGCAGATGGGGTCCATGGGGGTGAATAGTTTGAATCAGATGAAGATGGCTGGTGGAAGCAATTTGAATCTTATTCGACAGAGTAGTTCTCCGGCTGGATTATTTGCCCAAGTCAATATCGATAATG CTGGTTATGCTGTAATGAGAGGAATGGGGAATTCAGGACCTGCTAGTAGTACTCATGCAGATTCCTCATTCTCCTCGGGGAGCCGGTTGAACAATCAGATGGACTTTCCACCAAGCACACCTTCATCTTCTAGCGTAATTCCTCATGCCTTTAAGGTTGAGGGCAAAAGCTTTGGCACAGGTAGGCCTGAGGTTGGGAACTATGGTGAAGGCCGGATTAATGATGGAGGATATCTGACAGGTGGTTCCCGAGATACTTCGTGGGATGATTCAGCACTCTTGTCCGATGATTTCCTTGCAGGACTTGCAGGAAACGATAGAAATGCCTTTTCTAATATAAATTCATCCCGGAATCAA ACTAGTGAAGGTGGAAGTCGCCCTTCTAGTGCATTGGCTCATCACTTAAGTTTGCCAACAAGTTCCGCGGAATTGTCTGCTATGGAACATCTATTGCAATTTCCAGATTCAGTACCCTTAAAAATCAGAGCCAAGAGAGGGTGTGCAACACATCCGCGTAGTATTGCTGAAAGG GTTAGAAGAACCAAAATTAGTGAAAGAATGAGGAAGCTACAAGAGCTTGTGCCAAATATGGACAAG CAAACAAACACAGCAGACATGTTGGATTTGGCTGTGGACTACATTAAAGATCTTCAGAAACAAGTCAAG ACCCTATCCGATGTTCGTGCAAACTGCACATGTTCAAGTAAGCAGAAGACATAG